A single region of the Marinobacter salinus genome encodes:
- a CDS encoding DUF3530 family protein has translation MYRVGIDLSKGRCLVFLLGVWFAWSGAWAQEESAKGLAGTATGAQERSGVSTGLGELALSRAYPDAAVWLDLEEGDRALGLFHPERELPAKGALLVLADAGETAASGVSGSLAEHLADRGWAVLTVGLDAPSPTIQRLLERPPEVVEKSPGDGEASSVMIDVMESESAEGGAEAAYRDRVRRVLEAGVTELADREYGKVALVGIGRASNHLVALSEVQQNLRAMIWVAPVFYPRDEATLVSRLGEGNAPPLLELYDSVSVDSAPGRQWALNLLRAGLENFVHQPAALHQPLSAQDGQSLASRINGWLKTQ, from the coding sequence GTGTATAGAGTCGGTATTGATCTGAGTAAGGGCAGGTGCCTGGTGTTTTTACTGGGGGTTTGGTTTGCGTGGTCCGGCGCCTGGGCCCAGGAGGAGTCAGCAAAAGGCCTTGCGGGCACAGCCACTGGTGCGCAAGAGCGGTCCGGTGTTTCAACCGGGCTGGGTGAGTTGGCGTTAAGTCGCGCCTATCCCGACGCCGCTGTTTGGTTGGACCTGGAGGAGGGTGATCGTGCGCTCGGCTTGTTTCATCCTGAGCGGGAGCTGCCTGCCAAAGGGGCCCTGCTGGTTTTGGCGGATGCGGGTGAGACAGCCGCCTCAGGTGTGTCCGGGAGTCTGGCCGAACACCTCGCTGACAGAGGGTGGGCGGTGTTGACGGTGGGTCTGGACGCGCCTTCGCCAACGATCCAGAGGTTGCTGGAGCGTCCGCCGGAGGTGGTGGAGAAGAGCCCCGGCGATGGTGAAGCCTCCTCGGTAATGATTGATGTTATGGAATCTGAGAGCGCCGAAGGCGGGGCGGAGGCCGCCTACCGAGACCGGGTCCGCCGGGTACTGGAAGCAGGCGTTACGGAACTGGCTGATCGGGAGTACGGAAAGGTTGCACTGGTGGGGATTGGTCGCGCCAGCAATCACCTTGTTGCACTGTCTGAGGTCCAGCAGAATCTCCGGGCAATGATCTGGGTGGCTCCGGTGTTTTATCCCCGGGATGAGGCCACTCTGGTGTCCAGGCTGGGTGAGGGCAATGCGCCCCCTTTGCTGGAGCTTTATGATTCTGTGTCGGTGGACAGCGCGCCGGGCCGGCAGTGGGCGCTCAACCTGCTGCGCGCAGGCCTGGAAAATTTCGTACATCAGCCCGCAGCGTTGCATCAACCGCTTTCTGCACAGGATGGACAGTCTTTGGCCAGCCGGATAAATGGCTGGCTGAAAACTCAGTAA
- the rpe gene encoding ribulose-phosphate 3-epimerase, producing MNPYLIAPSILSADFARLGEEVDNVLAAGADVVHFDVMDNHYVPNLTIGPMVCEALRKHGVTAPIDVHLMVSPVDDLIRMFIDAGASYITFHPEASNHIDRSLQLIREGGCKAGLVFNPATPLHYMDHVMEKLDMVLLMSVNPGFGGQKFIPGTLDKLREARKRIDSSNFNIRLEIDGGVKTENIREIAEAGADTFVAGSAIFNTDDYKATIDAMREELEQARKVIGQ from the coding sequence ATGAACCCTTACCTGATTGCCCCATCCATCCTGTCCGCTGACTTTGCCCGACTGGGCGAAGAAGTCGATAACGTACTTGCCGCCGGCGCCGACGTTGTTCACTTCGACGTGATGGACAATCACTACGTACCGAACCTGACCATCGGCCCCATGGTCTGCGAAGCTCTGCGCAAGCATGGTGTGACCGCGCCGATCGATGTACACCTGATGGTGTCACCCGTCGATGACCTGATTCGCATGTTCATTGACGCCGGCGCCAGTTACATCACCTTCCACCCGGAGGCCAGCAACCACATTGACCGGTCACTGCAGCTGATCCGCGAAGGCGGCTGCAAAGCCGGCCTGGTGTTCAACCCGGCGACCCCGCTGCACTACATGGACCATGTCATGGAAAAGCTCGACATGGTACTGCTAATGTCTGTCAATCCCGGCTTTGGTGGCCAGAAGTTTATTCCGGGCACTCTGGACAAACTGCGCGAAGCCCGTAAACGCATCGACTCCAGCAACTTTAACATTCGCCTCGAAATCGATGGCGGCGTCAAGACGGAGAATATCCGGGAGATTGCCGAAGCGGGCGCCGACACCTTCGTAGCCGGTTCTGCGATCTTCAATACCGACGACTACAAGGCCACCATTGATGCCATGCGCGAAGAGCTGGAGCAGGCGCGCAAGGTGATCGGCCAATGA
- a CDS encoding aminodeoxychorismate/anthranilate synthase component II encodes MLLMIDNYDSFTYNVVQYLAELGADVQVYRNDEITVEEIEALNPERLVISPGPCTPNEAGISMAAIRHFAGKLPILGICLGHQAIGQVYGGDIIRAGRVMHGKVSPVYHKDTGVFRGLNNPLQATRYHSLVIDQTTLPDCLEVTAWTRNDDGSVEEIMGVRHKTLPIEGVQFHPESIMTEQGHELLRNFLRS; translated from the coding sequence ATGTTACTGATGATCGATAACTACGACTCCTTCACCTACAACGTGGTGCAGTACCTGGCGGAACTGGGTGCGGACGTGCAGGTGTACCGTAACGACGAAATCACGGTGGAGGAGATTGAGGCGCTGAACCCCGAGCGACTGGTGATATCTCCGGGGCCCTGCACACCAAACGAAGCTGGCATCTCCATGGCCGCGATCCGACACTTTGCGGGCAAGCTCCCCATCCTCGGAATCTGTCTGGGCCATCAGGCCATCGGACAAGTCTACGGCGGTGACATCATCCGGGCCGGGCGTGTCATGCACGGCAAAGTATCACCGGTGTACCACAAGGATACCGGTGTCTTCCGAGGGCTCAACAACCCCCTGCAGGCAACGCGCTATCACAGCCTGGTCATCGACCAGACAACCCTGCCGGACTGCCTTGAGGTCACCGCCTGGACCCGTAACGACGACGGCTCCGTAGAGGAAATCATGGGCGTGCGGCATAAGACCCTGCCCATTGAGGGCGTGCAGTTCCACCCCGAATCCATCATGACCGAACAGGGGCATGAACTGCTGCGCAACTTCCTGCGAAGCTGA
- the trpC gene encoding indole-3-glycerol phosphate synthase TrpC codes for MTDRHNDRTPTILRKIVERKWEEIADRRPGTPLPELKARAGDQPPARGFAAAMRRHIERQQPAVIAEIKKASPSKGILRDPFEPAVIAESYEQGGAACLSVLTDRDFFQGSEAYLAAARNACSLPVIRKDFMVDPYQVYESRAIGADCILLIAACLTRDQMQEMEGIAHEIGLDVLVEVHDGEEMDDALTLKTPLVGINNRNLHTFDVSLDTTFDLHERISADRLTITESGIMTRSDVGTMTSRGIYGFLVGESFMRAAEPGTKLRELFFPED; via the coding sequence ATGACTGACCGACACAACGACAGAACGCCCACCATCTTGCGCAAGATCGTTGAGCGCAAATGGGAAGAAATCGCCGATCGCCGGCCCGGCACCCCATTGCCCGAGCTCAAGGCACGGGCTGGCGACCAACCGCCGGCCCGCGGCTTCGCCGCGGCTATGCGCCGTCACATCGAACGACAGCAACCCGCGGTTATTGCCGAAATCAAAAAGGCATCCCCCAGCAAGGGCATCCTCCGCGATCCGTTTGAGCCGGCCGTCATCGCAGAGAGCTATGAACAAGGCGGCGCAGCCTGCCTGTCCGTGCTGACCGACAGGGACTTTTTCCAGGGCAGCGAGGCCTACCTGGCCGCTGCCAGGAACGCCTGCAGCCTACCGGTGATTCGCAAGGATTTCATGGTTGACCCATACCAGGTCTACGAGAGCCGGGCCATCGGTGCCGACTGCATCCTGCTGATCGCTGCCTGCCTGACCAGAGACCAGATGCAGGAAATGGAAGGCATTGCCCACGAAATCGGGCTGGACGTGCTGGTGGAGGTCCACGATGGCGAGGAAATGGACGACGCGCTGACTCTGAAAACACCCCTGGTGGGCATCAACAATCGCAACCTGCACACGTTCGACGTATCGCTGGATACCACCTTCGATCTGCACGAGCGTATAAGTGCCGACCGGCTGACCATCACCGAGAGCGGCATCATGACCCGGAGCGACGTGGGCACCATGACCTCCCGGGGTATTTACGGCTTCCTGGTTGGCGAGTCGTTCATGCGAGCCGCCGAGCCCGGCACGAAGTTACGGGAGTTGTTTTTCCCCGAGGACTGA
- the trpD gene encoding anthranilate phosphoribosyltransferase gives MDMKEALNRIASNLDLSRDEMKQVMRIVMNGEATDAQIGAFLMGLRLKSETIDEITGATEVMRELATGVTVNAEPLVDIVGTGGDGANLFNVSSASAFVVAAAGGYVAKHGNRGVSSKSGSADLIEKAGINLNMTPEQVARCIEQIGVGFMFAPAHHGAMKHAIGPRKELGCRTIFNILGPMTNPAGVKRQLLGVFTRDLCRPMAEVLQRLGSEHIMVVCSKDGLDEISLASSTHVAELKGGEITEYDITPEDLGIKSQSLVGLAVESSEDSLNLIRAAFGRGHDEMAEKARDLIALNAGAAIYVAGLATTPKAGVDMALDAMGSGLAAGKMSELADFSQCF, from the coding sequence ATGGACATGAAAGAAGCTCTGAACCGGATTGCCTCCAACCTGGACCTTTCCCGGGACGAGATGAAACAGGTGATGCGTATTGTCATGAATGGCGAAGCCACCGATGCACAGATCGGGGCGTTTCTCATGGGCCTGCGGCTAAAAAGCGAAACCATCGACGAGATCACCGGAGCCACCGAAGTCATGCGTGAGCTGGCGACCGGTGTCACCGTCAATGCCGAACCGCTGGTTGACATCGTGGGCACTGGCGGCGACGGCGCCAACCTGTTTAATGTCTCCTCCGCGTCCGCCTTCGTGGTTGCCGCCGCCGGCGGTTACGTGGCAAAGCATGGTAATCGCGGCGTGTCCTCCAAGAGCGGCAGCGCCGACCTGATCGAGAAAGCCGGCATCAACCTCAACATGACCCCGGAGCAGGTCGCCCGCTGTATAGAGCAGATCGGCGTCGGTTTCATGTTTGCCCCGGCCCATCATGGCGCCATGAAGCATGCCATTGGGCCGCGAAAAGAACTCGGCTGCCGCACCATCTTCAATATCCTCGGACCAATGACCAACCCGGCCGGGGTCAAGCGCCAACTGTTGGGCGTGTTCACCCGAGACCTCTGCCGCCCCATGGCGGAAGTGCTTCAGCGCCTGGGCTCCGAGCACATCATGGTGGTCTGCTCGAAAGATGGCCTGGATGAAATCAGCCTGGCCAGCTCCACACATGTTGCTGAACTGAAAGGTGGCGAGATCACCGAATATGACATCACACCCGAAGACCTGGGCATCAAGAGTCAGTCCCTCGTCGGCCTGGCCGTGGAGTCATCCGAAGACTCCCTGAACCTTATCCGTGCCGCCTTCGGTCGCGGGCATGATGAGATGGCGGAGAAGGCCCGTGACCTGATTGCGCTGAACGCGGGCGCAGCCATCTACGTAGCCGGGCTCGCAACCACCCCGAAAGCCGGTGTCGATATGGCGCTGGATGCCATGGGCTCCGGGCTTGCTGCCGGAAAGATGTCCGAACTCGCCGATTTCTCACAGTGCTTCTGA
- the trpE gene encoding anthranilate synthase component I, which produces MTPEQFRELAQAGFNRVPVYREVLADLDTPLSTYLKLASGPYSYLFESVQGGEKWGRYSIIGLPSHEVLKIFDHRIEVRRGGELVEEAEVEDPLAFVEQYQARFNAPDLEQLPRFNGGLVGYFGYDTVRYIEKRLRKSCPPDKIGTPDILLMVSDEIVVFDNLRGKLHLIVHVDPSVEGAYDYAQARIDELEKRLHRQTADAPRTPEHLRGKTVDESDFVSGFTQDRFEAAVGKIKEYVLDGDVMQTVISQRMSIPFEAPPLNLYRSLRVLNPSPYMYFLDLDDFHIVGSSPEILARVEDEEVTVRPIAGTRKRGATDAEDKALEAELLADPKEIAEHLMLIDLGRNDAGRVSETGTVRLTDKMIVERYSHVMHIVSNVTGRLNENTSCLDVLRATLPAGTLSGAPKIRAMEIIDELEPVKRGVYGGAVGYLSFNGNMDTAIAIRTAVIKDKTLHIQAGAGVVADSVPRLEWKETMNKGRAIFRAVAMTYNDFNH; this is translated from the coding sequence ATGACACCCGAGCAATTCCGCGAGCTCGCCCAAGCCGGCTTTAACCGTGTGCCCGTCTACCGCGAGGTGCTCGCCGATCTGGACACGCCCCTCAGTACCTACCTGAAACTGGCCAGTGGGCCATATTCCTATCTGTTCGAATCCGTACAGGGCGGCGAGAAATGGGGCCGGTATTCAATCATTGGTTTGCCCAGTCATGAGGTTCTGAAAATCTTCGACCACCGAATCGAGGTCCGGCGTGGCGGCGAACTGGTGGAGGAGGCCGAGGTAGAGGACCCCCTGGCATTTGTGGAACAGTATCAGGCCCGATTCAATGCCCCGGATCTGGAGCAGCTGCCAAGGTTTAACGGCGGCCTGGTTGGTTACTTCGGTTATGACACCGTGCGCTACATCGAAAAGCGCCTGCGCAAGAGCTGCCCACCGGACAAAATCGGCACGCCAGACATTCTGCTGATGGTGTCGGACGAGATCGTCGTATTCGATAACCTCAGGGGCAAGCTCCACCTGATAGTGCATGTAGACCCCTCTGTTGAAGGTGCCTATGACTACGCTCAGGCCCGGATTGATGAGCTGGAAAAGCGCCTGCACCGGCAAACAGCAGACGCTCCCCGCACTCCGGAGCACCTGCGCGGCAAAACGGTAGACGAAAGTGACTTTGTCTCCGGCTTTACCCAGGACAGGTTTGAGGCCGCCGTCGGCAAGATCAAGGAATACGTGCTGGATGGTGACGTGATGCAGACCGTGATCTCCCAGCGCATGTCTATCCCCTTTGAAGCGCCGCCGCTGAATCTTTACCGGTCGCTGCGGGTGCTCAACCCATCGCCTTACATGTACTTCCTGGACCTGGACGACTTCCACATTGTCGGTTCTTCGCCGGAAATCCTGGCTCGGGTGGAAGACGAGGAAGTGACCGTCCGGCCCATCGCCGGGACCCGCAAGCGGGGCGCCACCGATGCCGAAGACAAGGCTCTGGAAGCCGAACTGTTGGCGGATCCTAAAGAGATCGCCGAGCACCTGATGCTGATCGATCTGGGCCGAAACGACGCCGGCCGGGTCTCGGAAACCGGCACCGTTCGGCTGACCGACAAGATGATCGTGGAGCGTTATTCCCACGTCATGCACATTGTCTCCAACGTCACCGGCCGCCTGAACGAGAACACCAGCTGCCTTGACGTGCTCCGGGCCACACTGCCCGCCGGCACCCTGAGTGGCGCGCCCAAGATCCGGGCCATGGAAATCATCGATGAGCTGGAGCCGGTCAAACGCGGTGTCTATGGCGGAGCAGTCGGCTATCTGTCTTTTAACGGCAACATGGACACGGCGATCGCCATCCGGACAGCGGTGATCAAGGACAAGACCCTGCATATCCAGGCCGGTGCGGGTGTGGTGGCAGATTCAGTTCCCCGCCTTGAGTGGAAGGAAACCATGAACAAAGGCCGCGCAATTTTTCGCGCAGTTGCCATGACCTACAACGATTTTAACCACTGA
- a CDS encoding phosphoglycolate phosphatase, with amino-acid sequence MSLTGLFSPRWPGVALFDLDGTLVDSAPDLAAAVDQMLEQLGRSTAGINQVRQWVGNGASVLVRRALAGQTDWEPARPQDEALFKDALAIFYHAYGQINGRHSIVYDGVEACLGRLAEHGCKLGVVTNKPEQFVAPLLEQMGLDHWFDISIGGDTLPVKKPDPTPLLHAMEALGGTRGTTVMVGDSAADINAALAAGVPCVAVRYGYNFGQPVDALGADAVVDSLAELL; translated from the coding sequence ATGAGCCTGACTGGCCTGTTCAGCCCACGCTGGCCAGGTGTCGCCCTGTTTGACCTGGATGGCACCCTGGTCGACAGTGCACCTGACCTCGCCGCTGCGGTGGATCAGATGCTCGAACAGCTGGGCCGGTCTACGGCGGGTATCAATCAAGTACGCCAGTGGGTGGGCAATGGCGCCAGCGTTCTGGTGCGGCGCGCCCTGGCCGGGCAAACCGACTGGGAACCGGCCCGACCTCAAGACGAGGCCCTGTTCAAAGACGCCCTGGCGATCTTTTACCACGCCTATGGGCAGATCAACGGGCGGCACTCTATCGTGTATGACGGCGTGGAAGCCTGTCTCGGCAGACTGGCGGAGCATGGCTGCAAACTGGGAGTAGTGACCAACAAGCCCGAGCAGTTTGTGGCGCCACTTCTGGAACAGATGGGCCTGGATCACTGGTTCGACATCAGCATCGGCGGCGACACCCTGCCCGTGAAAAAACCGGATCCCACGCCTTTGTTACATGCCATGGAAGCCCTCGGCGGCACCCGGGGCACGACCGTAATGGTGGGTGACTCCGCCGCCGATATCAATGCGGCACTGGCGGCGGGTGTGCCTTGCGTGGCAGTCCGCTACGGGTATAACTTTGGCCAGCCGGTTGATGCCCTTGGTGCAGACGCGGTTGTTGATTCACTGGCCGAGCTTTTGTAA